In Candidatus Saccharibacteria bacterium oral taxon 488, one DNA window encodes the following:
- a CDS encoding type II/IV secretion system protein: protein MALLTDDMQGKLIGLLTSEGLIERSVVKEAQKRASESGKPLLSLLTEEHLLENELLVHAVAQLSGVPYVNLASSVIEQHILNLLPEDVAERFMAVPLAEVQGRLAVAMIDANNVQAVDYLANRIQRPLKVFMASEESIRHVLGQYRTDLSSVNEAAEDSQREALDESSQNIVTIVQDSPISRALSTILEYAVKSHASDVHIEPLEKALKIRCRVDGVLREIMQLPKSIEPALVSRIKILSNLKIDEHRIPQDGQFAVNVAGKDVDLRIAISPVVWGEQVVIRLLDKTGNSFDLTDMGYAGRALRAIKKGIKRPSGMILTSGPTGSGKSTSLYALIKEIKDDSINIVTLEDPVEYKIDGVNQIQVHADVGLTFASGLRSILRQDPDVVMVGEIRDTETANLAVQAALTGHLVFSTLHTNSAAGVLPRLLDMGIEPFLIASTVNTIIGQRLVRRVAPKYDSYQSSPLETETIQSTVGHLLPKTQADISTVSQDLGYKALPLSGQAAYTLVRGRDMPQTPQGYSGRCGLYEVMDVTEEVQNLIVKRATSAEIQRLAIQQGMITMRQDGYLKALSGVTTLEEVNRVAADTA from the coding sequence ATGGCGCTACTGACGGATGATATGCAGGGAAAATTGATTGGCTTGCTGACGAGCGAGGGCTTGATTGAGCGGTCGGTTGTTAAGGAGGCGCAAAAGCGTGCCAGCGAGTCGGGTAAGCCGTTACTGTCGCTGTTGACCGAGGAGCACCTTTTGGAGAATGAATTATTGGTGCATGCGGTGGCGCAATTGTCTGGTGTGCCGTATGTTAATCTCGCAAGCAGCGTGATTGAGCAGCACATCTTGAACCTGCTGCCGGAGGATGTTGCCGAGCGATTTATGGCGGTACCGCTGGCCGAGGTGCAGGGGCGCTTGGCGGTGGCGATGATTGACGCCAATAATGTCCAGGCGGTTGACTACCTAGCAAATCGTATTCAGCGGCCGCTGAAGGTATTTATGGCCTCCGAAGAAAGCATCCGTCATGTCCTTGGCCAGTACAGAACAGACTTATCATCGGTCAATGAGGCAGCGGAGGACTCACAGCGCGAAGCACTGGATGAGTCGTCGCAGAACATTGTGACGATCGTTCAAGATTCGCCGATCTCGCGGGCGCTTAGTACAATCCTAGAGTATGCAGTAAAGAGCCATGCCTCGGACGTGCACATTGAGCCGTTAGAAAAGGCGTTGAAAATTCGCTGCCGTGTTGATGGCGTGTTGCGGGAAATTATGCAGCTACCAAAAAGTATTGAACCAGCGCTGGTTAGCCGTATTAAAATTCTATCAAATCTCAAAATTGATGAGCATCGAATTCCGCAGGATGGCCAGTTTGCAGTCAATGTGGCTGGCAAGGACGTCGACCTACGTATCGCGATTTCGCCGGTGGTATGGGGAGAGCAGGTGGTGATTCGTCTGCTTGATAAGACAGGTAACTCGTTTGATCTGACTGATATGGGGTATGCTGGGCGGGCACTGAGAGCCATCAAAAAAGGCATCAAGCGGCCGAGCGGAATGATTTTGACGTCTGGGCCGACTGGTTCGGGTAAGTCAACCAGTTTGTATGCGCTGATCAAGGAAATCAAGGACGACTCGATCAATATTGTGACGCTGGAGGATCCGGTGGAGTACAAGATTGACGGCGTCAATCAGATTCAGGTGCACGCTGATGTTGGACTGACGTTTGCATCGGGCTTACGGTCAATCCTCCGGCAGGATCCCGACGTGGTGATGGTCGGTGAGATCCGCGATACTGAGACGGCGAACTTGGCGGTGCAAGCGGCATTGACCGGACACTTGGTATTTTCGACGCTGCACACTAATTCGGCGGCGGGTGTGCTGCCGCGGCTGTTGGATATGGGGATTGAACCGTTCTTGATTGCTAGTACCGTAAATACTATCATTGGTCAACGGCTGGTCAGGCGGGTGGCGCCAAAATATGATTCATATCAATCGTCACCACTTGAAACGGAGACCATTCAGTCAACGGTTGGCCACCTCCTGCCAAAAACCCAGGCTGACATATCGACTGTTTCGCAGGATTTGGGCTACAAGGCCTTGCCATTATCTGGTCAAGCCGCTTATACTTTAGTCAGGGGCCGCGATATGCCGCAGACGCCGCAAGGTTACTCTGGCCGGTGCGGTTTGTACGAGGTTATGGACGTCACTGAGGAAGTTCAAAACCTGATCGTCAAGCGGGCAACGAGCGCCGAGATTCAGCGGCTCGCCATTCAGCAAGGCATGATAACGATGCGTCAAGATGGTTATCTCAAGGCGCTCAGTGGCGTGACAACATTAGAAGAAGTAAATCGGGTAGCAGCCGATACAGCATAA
- a CDS encoding PilT/PilU family type 4a pilus ATPase: MNNQELRIEILLEEVVKKRASDLHIQVGLPPMLRIDGTLVAATGTQPLDEATVERLVFQILDEDQRQILLKDKEFDFSFAFGTLGRFRVNAFHERGNLAAALRLIPNEIKTAQELGMPPIVNTFADFPRGLVLVTGPTGSGKSTTLAALVDKINAEKSQHIITIEDPIEFTHKSKKSVVVQREVHYDTYSFSAALRSSLRQDPDVVLIGEMRDLETISAAITIAETGHLVFATLHTNSAAQSIDRMIDVFPPHQQPQIRAQLSNILMAICSQRLVPSIGGGRVVAAEIMIANPAVRNIIREGKSHQLDAVIQTGADQGMQTMDRTLVNLVQNGTITYDSAREFAVDLAEFERLIRG, translated from the coding sequence ATGAACAATCAAGAATTACGCATCGAAATTTTACTCGAAGAGGTGGTTAAAAAGCGGGCCTCAGACCTTCACATTCAAGTGGGCCTGCCACCGATGCTGCGTATTGACGGAACGTTGGTCGCAGCAACGGGCACGCAGCCGCTTGATGAGGCAACCGTGGAGCGGCTGGTATTTCAGATTCTTGATGAGGATCAGCGGCAAATTTTGCTCAAAGATAAGGAGTTTGACTTTTCGTTTGCGTTCGGTACACTGGGACGATTCCGGGTGAATGCCTTTCATGAGAGGGGTAATTTGGCAGCGGCGCTGCGCTTAATTCCAAACGAGATCAAGACTGCGCAGGAGCTGGGCATGCCGCCAATTGTCAATACATTTGCCGATTTCCCACGCGGTTTGGTGTTGGTGACGGGGCCGACTGGCTCTGGTAAATCGACGACGCTGGCGGCGCTGGTCGACAAAATTAACGCCGAAAAGTCGCAGCACATCATTACTATCGAAGACCCGATCGAATTTACGCACAAGTCAAAAAAATCAGTGGTGGTGCAGCGCGAGGTTCATTATGATACCTATTCATTCTCGGCGGCGCTACGTTCCAGCCTCCGTCAAGATCCAGACGTGGTGCTGATCGGCGAGATGCGCGACCTCGAGACGATCTCGGCGGCGATTACCATTGCCGAGACCGGGCACTTGGTGTTTGCGACGCTACACACCAACTCGGCGGCACAGTCTATTGATCGTATGATCGACGTCTTTCCGCCGCATCAGCAGCCGCAGATTCGGGCGCAGCTATCGAACATTCTGATGGCAATTTGTTCGCAGCGACTAGTGCCATCCATTGGTGGCGGCCGGGTGGTGGCGGCCGAGATCATGATTGCCAATCCGGCGGTGCGTAATATCATTCGCGAAGGCAAGAGCCATCAGCTGGATGCTGTCATTCAGACGGGCGCTGATCAAGGCATGCAGACGATGGACCGGACGCTGGTAAATCTGGTGCAAAACGGTACGATTACCTATGACAGTGCCCGTGAGTTTGCGGTTGATCTAGCGGAGTTTGAGCGGCTTATTCGAGGATAA
- a CDS encoding type II secretion system F family protein, with translation MKKYYYEARDSATQKITKSVVQAESEVAAAKLLSAQGFVPLKIELQDEREGFFQRLSNKISPKDKIVFTRQLATLIGAGLPLAQSMHTVLEQTQNKQMQNIIQEIISDIEGGRQLSSAFEKHPEVFDNVYVALVAAGEASGTLDEALKRIASQQEKDAAMIGKVRGAMVYPAIVLLVIIAVVVFMLVMVVPQVEGLYSSLHKELPFMTKVMVSVAGFLAQFWWALVILLGIGLYFFQQYLKTEAGIRTKDTFKLNVPVFDTMFRKLYMARFTRTGQTLLNSGVAMLDMLRITARAVNNSIIRQGIERASEKVKGGKALSVSLKNEDYILPMVPQMIKIGEQSGKIDEMMGKCAQIYEDELDEEIKAITTTIEPVLMVVLAVVAGVMVGAIIFPIYNLVGDISL, from the coding sequence ATGAAAAAATATTACTATGAGGCCAGAGATTCAGCCACGCAAAAGATCACCAAGTCGGTTGTGCAGGCTGAGAGTGAGGTTGCCGCAGCGAAGCTGCTGAGCGCTCAAGGCTTCGTGCCGCTGAAAATTGAGCTGCAGGATGAGCGCGAGGGCTTCTTTCAGCGATTATCAAATAAAATATCGCCCAAGGATAAGATCGTCTTTACGCGGCAATTAGCGACACTGATTGGCGCGGGATTACCACTGGCGCAGAGTATGCATACTGTGCTGGAGCAAACGCAAAACAAGCAGATGCAGAACATCATTCAGGAGATAATCTCTGATATCGAAGGTGGTCGGCAACTGTCAAGTGCATTTGAGAAGCATCCAGAAGTATTTGATAACGTATACGTAGCGTTAGTGGCGGCCGGTGAAGCGTCGGGAACATTGGACGAAGCACTGAAGCGCATCGCATCACAACAGGAAAAAGATGCAGCAATGATTGGTAAAGTACGTGGCGCTATGGTCTATCCAGCAATTGTGTTGTTAGTAATTATCGCGGTGGTGGTATTTATGCTCGTGATGGTAGTGCCGCAGGTCGAAGGCCTGTATAGTAGCTTGCACAAAGAACTACCATTCATGACCAAGGTGATGGTGAGTGTCGCTGGCTTTTTGGCGCAGTTTTGGTGGGCCTTAGTGATTTTGCTTGGCATTGGCTTGTACTTCTTTCAGCAATACCTCAAGACCGAGGCTGGTATTCGCACCAAAGACACTTTCAAGCTGAATGTGCCAGTGTTTGACACCATGTTCCGGAAACTGTATATGGCGCGCTTTACTCGCACTGGTCAGACGCTTCTCAATAGCGGGGTAGCGATGCTGGACATGCTGCGCATTACTGCTCGGGCGGTCAATAATTCGATCATCCGTCAAGGCATTGAGCGTGCCAGCGAGAAGGTGAAGGGCGGCAAGGCATTGTCGGTGTCGTTAAAGAATGAAGATTATATTTTGCCGATGGTGCCACAGATGATCAAGATTGGTGAACAGTCGGGTAAAATCGATGAGATGATGGGTAAGTGCGCACAGATTTACGAAGATGAGCTGGACGAGGAGATCAAGGCAATCACGACGACGATTGAGCCGGTGCTGATGGTGGTGCTCGCGGTGGTGGCTGGTGTGATGGTCGGTGCGATAATCTTCCCAATTTATAATCTGGTCGGAGACATTAGCCTCTAG
- a CDS encoding prepilin-type N-terminal cleavage/methylation domain-containing protein yields MAQQKANKGFTIIEVVLVLAIAGLIFLMVFLAWPALQRSQRDTQRRSDVTRFVSQVNSYATNNKGSIPKTDTGSINSFLDSYMKRGNGEFKDPQTGNNYSVVTGVAQQGSATTEKMVYATSAQCDGENIVAKSGSPRSFAVKVQLEGSGAFCKDNQN; encoded by the coding sequence ATGGCTCAGCAAAAAGCAAATAAAGGATTCACAATCATCGAAGTCGTGTTGGTGCTAGCAATTGCTGGACTGATATTCTTGATGGTATTCTTGGCATGGCCGGCTTTACAGCGTAGCCAGCGCGATACACAACGACGGAGCGATGTAACGCGGTTCGTCTCGCAGGTGAATAGTTATGCAACGAATAACAAGGGAAGTATCCCGAAAACCGATACAGGGTCGATTAATAGCTTCCTTGATTCGTATATGAAACGTGGCAATGGTGAATTCAAGGACCCGCAGACCGGCAACAATTACAGCGTGGTAACTGGCGTCGCCCAACAGGGTTCGGCAACGACCGAAAAGATGGTCTATGCTACGAGTGCCCAGTGTGATGGCGAAAATATTGTTGCCAAAAGTGGTTCGCCGCGGTCATTTGCCGTCAAGGTGCAGCTAGAAGGAAGCGGTGCGTTTTGTAAAGATAACCAAAACTAA
- a CDS encoding prepilin-type N-terminal cleavage/methylation domain-containing protein, with protein sequence MTPQYRRYGFTLIELMLAMAFVSVLLLAIATIAIQAGKLYNRGLTLKSINQSGREISDSLRRDFLQANAGKISGNANSAVVMVQAGGADRSGRLCLGDYSYVWNVPTVVSGEVKAGAGIITEVGGPHSGRPINFARVIDPDGMLCQKNQTTGAYVSTVATDKVTHLLKPAGSNDVVLAIHHMKAARVVGDGGADSLYRLEFVLGTSQLEAINTANGTCKPPADNSENLDFCAINSFEMIVRTNG encoded by the coding sequence ATGACACCGCAGTATAGACGATATGGGTTTACCTTGATTGAGTTGATGTTGGCGATGGCATTTGTGTCGGTGTTGCTGCTGGCAATCGCCACGATAGCAATTCAGGCCGGCAAGCTGTATAATCGAGGCCTCACGCTCAAAAGTATCAATCAGTCCGGCCGCGAGATTAGCGATAGTTTGCGGCGCGACTTTCTGCAGGCTAATGCTGGCAAGATAAGCGGCAATGCTAACTCGGCCGTTGTCATGGTGCAGGCAGGTGGTGCCGATCGAAGTGGTCGACTGTGCCTCGGTGATTATTCATATGTCTGGAATGTGCCAACGGTTGTTTCTGGAGAAGTGAAAGCTGGAGCAGGCATTATTACCGAAGTTGGTGGGCCTCATTCTGGTCGTCCAATTAATTTTGCTCGAGTGATTGACCCAGATGGTATGCTGTGTCAAAAAAATCAAACAACAGGGGCGTACGTGTCGACAGTTGCGACGGATAAGGTGACGCATCTTCTCAAGCCAGCCGGGTCGAATGATGTGGTGTTGGCAATTCATCACATGAAAGCAGCGCGAGTGGTGGGCGATGGCGGAGCGGATAGCCTCTATCGTTTGGAGTTTGTACTTGGGACTAGCCAGCTTGAGGCGATTAACACCGCTAATGGCACCTGTAAGCCACCAGCGGACAACAGCGAGAATCTCGATTTTTGTGCGATAAATAGCTTTGAGATGATTGTGAGGACAAATGGATAA
- a CDS encoding tyrosine-type recombinase/integrase, which translates to MYLSEALADFLEHLEVEGGRSPRTIENYKLYLERFIDFAGDIDVAKITSETIRKYRLWLNRYKNSNTGEELLLITQNYHLIALRGLLTYLSQRDISSLAADKIILPKTVRKQVTFLHYDEVVRLIEQIPLDNEPGLRDRAIIELLFSSGLRVSELVNLNRDHINLARREFMVRGKGQKDRPVFVSMSAAEHVKNYLDARSDSLPALFISYSRRLAKPSVSGDYRRLSARSIQRMVSHYARLAGITKHVSPHTMRHSFATDLLMNGADLRAVQSMLGHSNIATTQIYTHVTDQHLKDVHERFHSDTR; encoded by the coding sequence ATGTATCTCTCAGAAGCATTAGCAGATTTCCTAGAACATCTCGAAGTTGAAGGTGGTCGCAGTCCGCGCACCATTGAGAACTACAAATTATACCTTGAGCGCTTCATTGATTTTGCTGGTGATATTGATGTTGCAAAAATAACATCAGAGACAATTCGTAAGTATCGCCTCTGGTTAAACCGTTATAAAAATAGCAACACCGGTGAAGAATTGTTGTTAATTACACAAAATTACCACTTAATTGCCCTACGTGGATTATTGACGTATTTATCACAACGAGACATCTCATCACTGGCAGCCGACAAGATCATCCTACCAAAAACCGTTCGCAAACAAGTCACATTTCTCCACTACGACGAGGTGGTACGGCTCATCGAGCAGATCCCATTGGACAATGAACCAGGCCTTCGCGACCGCGCAATTATTGAGCTTTTGTTTTCAAGCGGACTGCGCGTGTCAGAGCTTGTTAACCTGAATCGTGACCACATCAATCTCGCTCGACGCGAGTTTATGGTGCGCGGTAAGGGCCAGAAAGACCGGCCCGTATTCGTTTCAATGTCTGCTGCCGAGCACGTCAAAAATTACCTTGATGCGCGAAGTGACAGCTTGCCGGCTCTATTCATCAGCTATAGCAGGCGCCTAGCAAAGCCATCAGTTTCTGGCGATTATCGTCGGCTGAGTGCTCGCTCGATCCAGCGGATGGTATCGCACTATGCCCGACTTGCTGGCATCACCAAGCACGTTAGCCCGCACACTATGCGTCATAGCTTTGCCACCGACCTTCTGATGAATGGAGCGGACCTACGGGCGGTACAATCGATGCTTGGTCATAGCAATATCGCCACGACCCAGATTTACACACACGTCACCGACCAGCACCTCAAAGACGTCCACGAACGCTTTCACAGTGATACGAGATAG
- a CDS encoding nucleoside-diphosphate kinase (catalyzes the formation of nucleoside triphosphate from ATP and nucleoside diphosphate), which yields MCGIERTLIVFKPDAVQRGIVGEILQRFERVGLKIIGVKMVAPGREHYFAHYETIGKMVTRRGEEIFDMTLDMMMDGPVIAMVLEGVEAVAVVRKIVGPTEPKSADMGTIRGDYSHVSFGYANECQKGVPNLIHASGDPDEAAQEVAHWFKPEELMDYATLNEKFTR from the coding sequence ATGTGTGGCATTGAACGAACACTGATTGTGTTCAAGCCCGATGCAGTGCAGCGGGGAATCGTTGGCGAGATCTTGCAGCGGTTTGAGCGTGTTGGTCTCAAGATTATCGGTGTCAAGATGGTAGCTCCGGGTCGTGAGCATTACTTTGCGCACTACGAAACGATTGGCAAGATGGTGACCCGTCGTGGTGAAGAAATTTTTGACATGACGCTTGATATGATGATGGACGGGCCGGTTATCGCTATGGTTCTTGAAGGAGTTGAAGCGGTTGCCGTGGTGCGTAAAATTGTTGGCCCAACCGAGCCAAAGTCTGCCGATATGGGTACGATTCGTGGTGACTATTCGCATGTTAGCTTTGGCTACGCCAACGAGTGCCAGAAGGGTGTGCCGAATTTGATTCACGCATCGGGTGATCCTGACGAGGCGGCGCAAGAAGTCGCCCACTGGTTTAAACCCGAAGAGTTGATGGATTATGCGACGTTAAACGAAAAGTTTACTCGGTAG
- a CDS encoding PH domain-containing protein: MTKKAKLDKSFDGQRDGEELLFVFRRHIIAMRKGFYLLLIPMTVGALPYLIWQDNLNLLWVFLGSFIFGLVLFGYHFLMWFYTYYIVTNQRLRQITQHGFFGKDVIELKLAKVQNISYVVPGFTGEMFKFGTIVIQTFVGDLVIKNVEHPDKIYNKLQDAVDLAAERSDHAKEDNEG; this comes from the coding sequence ATGACGAAGAAAGCCAAATTAGATAAATCATTTGATGGCCAGCGCGATGGCGAGGAGCTGTTATTTGTGTTTCGTCGACATATTATTGCTATGCGTAAGGGTTTTTATCTATTGCTCATTCCAATGACTGTTGGCGCATTACCGTATCTCATCTGGCAGGATAATCTCAATCTTTTATGGGTATTTCTCGGCAGCTTCATCTTTGGACTCGTTCTGTTTGGTTATCATTTTTTAATGTGGTTTTATACATATTACATTGTGACAAATCAGCGACTTCGCCAGATAACGCAGCATGGTTTTTTTGGTAAGGATGTAATTGAACTTAAACTAGCGAAAGTCCAGAATATCAGTTATGTCGTGCCTGGTTTTACGGGCGAAATGTTCAAATTTGGTACAATAGTTATTCAGACGTTTGTCGGGGACCTTGTCATTAAAAATGTCGAGCACCCAGATAAGATTTATAATAAGCTGCAAGATGCGGTGGACCTCGCTGCTGAAAGGAGTGATCATGCTAAAGAAGACAACGAAGGGTAA
- a CDS encoding type IV secretion system DNA-binding domain-containing protein: MQQLMHRLVADPGLGSLVIETRATNETIRFQIAADVRCIRVVESLLGELVPGMQTVKAGVRRAVTRAARLKVTHPLLALDTSRIEAVTRALLAGLSGLRTGEQLVLQLFIGGRVAPMLSRRPPLEARQSWWSLLNHGARTASGDELARVRERRRQHGALVSVRLGAEAATPQKARALIQRLFGALCTIEAAGVRLRLWPEDPAKLHQVRRPWYYGLQLSSTEIASLTGWPVGEGDLPGLPPVSPRQIPPPNWLAGMHQRLAGRVFARSSAPGRPVALGIPPRDALLHTVLLGPTGAGKSTALEHLALADITAGRGVVVIDPKSDLVTDLLERIPTERVDDVVVLDPTDPGPVGLNPLAAATRQPELTVDALLATCKAVFADSWGIRTEEILTAALLTLAKVGGPAATLVMIPSLLTNPAFRRMVTRQLHDPLGVSAFWAKFDAKSPEQQATEIAPVLNKLQQFVIRPQLRAVLGQTQPRFQLREVFTNRTILLVSLNKGVIGSEAARLLGSLLIGQLWPLILSRAALPPERRHLVSIYVDEVHDFLHGIPGDLADALAQSRSLGVAWHLAHQYRNQLTPAMRAAIDANARNKICFGLAAPDARDMAAMTSGLEPLDFIRLPRYATYSTAWVDGQETGWISGITLPPHPSQRPAIDARAASRHRYGIPAKETETALTQLTSHPIPTAPATETTSPPAPPTSPGEFGRRLAPTKRRQK; encoded by the coding sequence GTGCAGCAGCTGATGCATCGGCTGGTGGCTGATCCTGGTCTGGGGTCGCTGGTCATTGAAACCCGGGCAACGAACGAGACGATCCGCTTTCAGATCGCGGCCGACGTCAGGTGTATCCGCGTGGTGGAGTCGCTGCTGGGTGAGCTAGTTCCCGGTATGCAGACGGTGAAGGCCGGGGTGCGGCGGGCGGTGACCCGGGCGGCACGCCTCAAGGTGACGCATCCGTTACTGGCGCTGGATACCAGCCGGATTGAAGCGGTGACTCGGGCGCTGCTGGCTGGCTTGTCGGGGCTCCGAACCGGCGAGCAGCTGGTGTTGCAGCTGTTTATCGGTGGGCGGGTTGCGCCGATGCTGTCGCGGCGTCCGCCCCTCGAGGCGCGGCAGTCGTGGTGGAGTCTGCTCAACCACGGAGCCCGAACTGCCAGTGGTGATGAACTCGCCCGGGTACGCGAACGCCGCCGGCAGCACGGCGCGTTGGTGAGTGTGCGACTTGGCGCCGAAGCAGCCACACCCCAAAAGGCCCGGGCACTGATCCAGCGGCTGTTCGGGGCGCTGTGCACCATCGAGGCGGCCGGCGTGCGGTTGCGGTTGTGGCCTGAGGATCCCGCCAAACTCCACCAGGTACGGCGGCCGTGGTACTACGGATTGCAGCTGAGCAGCACCGAGATCGCCTCCCTCACCGGTTGGCCGGTTGGCGAGGGAGACTTGCCCGGCCTGCCGCCGGTATCGCCTCGGCAGATCCCGCCACCGAACTGGCTGGCTGGCATGCATCAACGACTGGCGGGGCGGGTATTCGCTCGCTCCAGTGCACCCGGCAGGCCGGTCGCGTTGGGGATTCCTCCGCGGGATGCACTGCTCCACACGGTCTTGCTCGGCCCGACTGGGGCTGGTAAATCGACGGCGCTGGAGCATCTGGCACTGGCCGACATCACGGCCGGCCGCGGCGTGGTGGTCATTGACCCCAAAAGCGACCTGGTCACCGATCTACTGGAGCGGATCCCGACCGAGCGTGTGGATGATGTCGTGGTACTGGATCCCACCGACCCCGGCCCGGTTGGATTGAATCCGCTGGCAGCCGCTACAAGGCAGCCGGAGCTGACCGTCGATGCGCTCCTGGCAACCTGCAAGGCCGTGTTCGCCGACTCGTGGGGTATCCGCACCGAGGAAATCCTGACCGCCGCGCTGTTGACCCTCGCCAAGGTAGGCGGCCCGGCAGCCACCCTAGTGATGATCCCCAGCCTGCTGACTAACCCTGCCTTCCGGCGCATGGTCACCCGCCAGCTTCACGACCCGCTCGGTGTATCAGCATTCTGGGCGAAATTCGACGCTAAAAGCCCAGAGCAGCAAGCCACGGAGATAGCGCCAGTCCTCAACAAACTCCAGCAATTCGTCATCCGCCCGCAGCTGCGCGCCGTGCTCGGACAGACCCAGCCACGCTTCCAACTCCGAGAGGTATTCACCAACCGCACCATCCTGCTGGTCAGCCTCAACAAGGGGGTGATCGGCAGCGAGGCCGCCCGGCTCCTCGGCTCGCTGCTCATCGGGCAACTCTGGCCACTCATCTTGTCCCGCGCCGCACTACCGCCAGAACGCCGCCACTTGGTCAGCATCTACGTCGACGAAGTCCACGACTTCCTCCACGGTATCCCCGGCGACCTGGCAGACGCCCTGGCACAATCCCGCTCGCTCGGCGTGGCCTGGCACCTGGCGCACCAATACCGCAACCAACTCACCCCAGCAATGCGCGCGGCCATCGATGCCAACGCCCGCAACAAAATCTGTTTCGGCCTGGCCGCCCCTGACGCCCGCGACATGGCCGCCATGACATCCGGCCTTGAACCGCTCGACTTCATCCGCCTACCGCGCTACGCCACCTACTCGACCGCGTGGGTCGACGGCCAGGAAACCGGCTGGATCTCCGGCATCACCCTGCCACCACACCCGAGCCAACGCCCCGCCATCGACGCACGCGCCGCCAGCCGCCACCGCTACGGCATCCCCGCCAAGGAAACCGAAACTGCCCTGACCCAACTCACCAGCCACCCCATCCCCACAGCACCAGCCACCGAAACGACCTCACCACCAGCACCACCAACATCACCGGGTGAATTCGGCCGTCGCCTAGCTCCGACCAAACGCCGCCAGAAGTGA
- a CDS encoding methyltransferase, with the protein MQYAGCDKQFRTVLADPPWPGQSSGKHYPMMSLEQIRQLPVASLVGADAHLWLWTTNGLLREAYEVAEAWGFTVRSPLTWVKFRLGLGGRYSLRNATEQLLFCTRGREPVNFRSQPTWFTAPVREHSRKPAEQFAVIERVSRGPYLELFARRRPESRADWSVWGNQVDADIVIPGYPVPSDTGRNQDGMKQLGGLQR; encoded by the coding sequence ATGCAGTATGCAGGTTGTGACAAGCAGTTCCGAACGGTGTTGGCGGATCCGCCGTGGCCGGGTCAGTCGAGTGGGAAACACTATCCGATGATGAGCCTGGAGCAGATCAGGCAGTTGCCGGTGGCAAGTTTGGTGGGAGCGGATGCGCATTTGTGGTTGTGGACGACGAATGGCCTGCTCCGGGAGGCCTATGAGGTGGCGGAGGCGTGGGGGTTCACGGTGCGCTCGCCGCTGACGTGGGTCAAGTTCCGGCTGGGGCTAGGTGGGCGGTATTCCTTGCGTAACGCTACGGAGCAGTTGTTGTTTTGTACGCGTGGTCGAGAGCCGGTGAATTTCCGGTCGCAGCCGACGTGGTTCACCGCGCCGGTGCGGGAGCATTCCCGTAAACCGGCTGAACAGTTCGCGGTTATCGAGAGGGTGTCGCGGGGGCCGTATCTGGAGTTGTTTGCGCGCCGGCGTCCGGAGTCACGGGCGGATTGGTCGGTGTGGGGTAACCAGGTTGATGCTGACATTGTCATTCCGGGGTATCCGGTGCCCAGTGATACCGGCCGCAACCAGGACGGAATGAAACAGCTCGGGGGACTGCAGCGATGA
- a CDS encoding phosphoenolpyruvate carboxylase codes for MSNLIPTSGFGAGSARAAGSGLVSSVTGSGGRTRGLARAVQRELEWTAGRGDVVRAVDSARAELTNQAMGNVGNLVMTGQALVQVAPESAPYLEALLGAYATGAAQAIARFQ; via the coding sequence ATGTCGAATCTGATCCCTACGTCTGGGTTTGGTGCTGGATCGGCTCGGGCGGCTGGGTCTGGGTTGGTGTCGTCGGTGACCGGGTCGGGTGGACGAACGCGGGGGTTGGCTCGGGCGGTGCAGCGTGAGTTGGAGTGGACGGCTGGTCGAGGTGATGTCGTCAGGGCGGTTGATTCGGCTCGGGCAGAGTTGACGAATCAGGCGATGGGCAATGTTGGGAATCTGGTGATGACCGGTCAGGCGTTGGTGCAGGTTGCGCCGGAGAGTGCGCCGTATTTGGAGGCGTTGTTGGGTGCGTATGCCACTGGTGCAGCGCAGGCTATTGCGAGGTTCCAGTGA